A region of the Mycobacterium sp. NBC_00419 genome:
CCATGACCGAGGCGGTCCGCAAGGGCACCGACATCGCCTTCATCACGATCATGGCCCCCGACCGCACCCGCTTCACCCACACCAACCCCGCCGTCATCGGCGAGAAGTACATCGGCAACATCGAACCCGCTCTGCGCGGTGAAACCTTCACCGAGGTCTACACCGGCACGCTGGGCCCCTCGATCCGTACTGTGGCCCCGGTACGCAACGCGAGCGGCCAGGTCATCGGACTGGTCGCCGCCGGCATCACCGAACGCAGCCTGGCCCAACGCTGGCGCGCCCAGTGGCCCGCCATCGTCGGGATCGGCCTTGGTGCACTGGCACTTTCGTTCATCGGCGTCGCGGCCATCCGGCGCCGCATTCTGCGTCAGACCCGCGGCCTGGCCCCTGATGAACTGCGGGTGATGTATGACCACCACGACGCGATCCTGCACTCAATCTCCGAAGGTCTGATCGTGCTCGACCGCGACGGCGTGGCCCTGGTCAACGACGAGGCCCGCCGGCTGCTGAGCCTTCCCCCCGGCCCCATCAAACGCCCCGACCTGCCGGAATTCCTGCGCGGCAACGATCCCGGAGTGCGCGACGAGGTTCGCGTCACCGACGAACGCGTGCTGGTGGTGAACCGCTCGGCGGTCAGCGTCTCGGACTCCGAGGTGGTCACCATCCGCGACCGCACCGAACTGCAGGGGGCCCTCGGCGAACTGAGCGCCCTGCAGATGTTCAGCGACTCGCTGCGCGCCCAGGCACACGAGTCGGCCAACAAACTGCACACCGTTATCACGCTGGTCGAAATGGGCCGACCCGACGACGCCGTAAAGTTCGCGACCAAGGACCTGGCACTGTCCCAGCAACTCGTCGACCGGCTCTCCGACTCCGTCGGCGAACCCGCGCTGATGGCCCTGCTGCTCGGCAAGACCGCCGAAGCCGACGAACGCGGCATCGCGCTGACCGTCACCGAGGAAACCCACCTGCCCTCCGACGCCGACAATCTGGTGCTCACCGGCCAGGAGATGGTCACCGTCCTGGGCAACCTCATCGACAACGCGATGGACGCCTGCGACCGCGATGACCCGTGGATCGAGGTCACCGTCAACCAGGACCACGAGCGGCTGCTGATCCAGGTCGCCGACAGCGGCCCCGGTATGGACGCCGCGACGTTCGGTCGCGCCATGCAGCGCGGCTACTCCACCAAGGCCGGTAACGGGGCCGGCACGGACGCCGGCCATCAGGGCCTGGGCCTGGCGCTGATCGCCCAGATCGTCAAACGCCACGGCGGCACGCTCAGCGCGGACCTCACCTACGGGTCTGTGGTGACGGTGAGCATCGAGAAGGCCCGCTCGTGATCACCGTGCTGATCGTCGAGGACGAGCCACTGATCGCCGAAGCCCACCGGACGTATCTGGAACGCCTGGAAGGCTTTTCCCTGGCCGGGGCGGCGGCCACCGCACGCGACGCGATGCGCATCGCGTCGGAGGCCTCGGCGACCGACACTCCCGTCGACCTGGTGCTACTCGACCTCGGGTTGCCCGACGCCAGCGGGATCGCCCTGGCGTCAGCACTCTCCGGGCTGCGCCCGGCGCCCGACATCATCGCGATCACCTCCGAACGCGACCTGGAAATGGTGCGCGCGGCGGTGTCCCACGGCGCATTGGCCTACCTGCTCAAGCCCTTCACCTTCGCGGCGTTCCGCGACCGGCTGGAACGCTACCGCCGCTACCGAACCGCCCTGCCCGCCGGCACCGAAGCCGCCAGCCAGGCCGAAGTCGACCGCGCCCTGGCGGAGTTGCGCAGTACCGACAGATCGGCCGCACCGAAAGGTGCCGCACCGGCGACCAACGACGAAATCGCCCGGGCCGTCCGCGACCGGGCCGGTGGCGTCACCGCCGACGAGATCGCCAAACACGTCGGGGTGTCACGCGTCACCGCCTGGCGCTACCTGGAACGACTGGCCGACGAGGGCATCGTCACGCGGCAGACTGAATACGGCAAGACCGGGCGGCCCAGTACCCGCTATCTGTGGCGCTGAGCGCCGGCGCAGTCGGAATCCGTCAAGACGCCACCACCGCCCCGTAAAGAAAACGTCAAAGCCGACGATCGCGGCTCCCCGGACTCCTAGCGTCGTTTCGTTCCCGCAGAACGGAGACAGACATGGGAGTCGTCATATTCATCGTGCTGACTGTGGCGATCTTCGCCCTGCTCGGCCTGGTGCAGAAGCTGGTCGAGCGACTGTGAGCTACGAAAACGTCGTCGGTTTGGTGTTGTCGGTGCTGTTGGCGCTCTTCGTGGCCGCCGCACTGCTGTTCCCGGAGAGGTTCTAGTGACTACGACATCGGCGGGGATCGTCTTCCTCGTCCTGCTCATCGCCGCCCTGGCGGCCGTGCACGTGCCACTGGGCGACTACATGTACCGCGTTTACAGCTCGGAAAAGGACAACCGCGTCGAGCGGGTCGTCTACCGGCTGATCGGCGCCGACCCCAAATCGGAGCAGACCTGGGGCGCCTACGCGCGCAGTGTGCTGGCCTTCTCAGCGATCAGCGTCCTGGTCCTGTTCGTCTTCCAACTGGTCCAGGGCAAGCTGCCCCTGCACCTCAACGACCCGGCGACCCCGATGACGCCGGCGCTGGCGTGGAACACCGCCATCAGCTTCGTCACCAACACGAACTGGCAGGCCTACTCCGGCGAGTCGACCCAGGGCCACCTGGTGCAGATGGCCGGCCTGGCCGTGCAGAACTTCGTCTCCGCCGCGGTCGGTATGGCGGTGGCCGTCGCGCTGGTGCGCGGCTTCGCCCGCCGCAATACCGCTGAGCTCGGCAACTTCTGGGTGGACCTGGTGCGTGGCACGCTGCGCATCCTGTTGCCGATTTCCGTTGTCGCAGCGATCATCCTGATCGCCGGTGGCGCCATCCAGAACTTCCACCTGCACGACCAGGTGGTCAACACCCTGGCCGGCGCCCAGCAGACCATCACCGGCGGACCCGTCGCCAGCCAGGAAGCCATCAAGGAACTCGGCACCAACGGCGGCGGCTTCTACAACGCCAACTCGGCGCACCCCTTCGAGAACCCCACCACGTGGACCAACTGGATCGAGATCTTCCTGCTGCTGGTGATCAGCTTCTCACTGCCGCGCACGTTCGGCCGCATGGTGGACAGCAAGAAACAGGGTTACGCGATCGCCGCCGTGATGGGCACGCTGGCCGTCATCAGCTGCTCACTGATGCTGCAGTTCCAGTTGCAGGCTCACGGCACCGTTCCGACGGCAGTCGGCTCGGCAATGGAAGGCGTCGAACAACGTTTCGGCGTAGCGGATTCGGCGATCTTCGCAGACGCCACCACGCTGACTTCCACCGGCGCGGTGGACTCGTTCCACGACTCCTACACCAGCCTTGGCGGCATGATGAACCTGTTCAACATGCAGCTCGGCGAAGTAGCCCCCGGTGGCACCGGCTCCGGCCTCTACGGCATGCTGATCCTCGCGGTGATCACCGTCTTCGTCGCCGGCCTGATGGTCGGGCGCACCCCGGAGTACCTGGGTAAGAAGATCACGCCGCGCGAAATCAAGCTCGCGGCAAGCTATTTCCTGGTCACCCCGCTGCTGGTGCTCACAGGGACGGCGGTCGCCATGGCGATGCCCGGCCAGCGGGCCGGCATGCTCAACACCGGGCCGCACGGCCTGTCCGAGGTGCTCTACGCATTCACCTCGGCGGCCAACAACAACGGCTCCGCCTTCGCCGGGATCACCGTCAACACCGACTGGTACAACACCGCACTCGGACTGGCGATGGTATTCGGCCGGTTCCTGCCGATCATCTTGGTGCTGGCCCTGGCGGGTTCTCTTGCCCGCCAAGGCCACACACCGGAATCCATCGGTACGCTGCCCACCCACCGGCCCCAGTTCGTCGGGATGGTCGTCGGAGTGACGCTCATCCTGGTGGCCCTGACGTTCCTGCCCGCACTCGCGCTCGGGCCCCTCGCAGAAGGAATCCACTGATGAGCACCACCACCATCGACGCGCCGCACCCGGCGGGCGAGAAGAAGAAGACCCAAGGTGGCCTGCTCGACCCCAAGTTACTGTGGAAGTCGCTGCCGGATGCCCTGCGCAAGGTCGATCCGCGCACGCTGTGGCGTAACCCCGTCATGTTCATCGTCGAGATCGGCGCGGTCTGGAGCACGATCCTGGCGATCATCAGCCCCAGTTGGTTCGCATGGCTGATCGTGTTCTGGCTGTGGCTGACAGTGGTGTTCGCCAATCTCGCCGAGGCCGTCGCCGAAGGACGCGGCAAGGCCCAGGCCGAGAGTCTGCGAAAGACCAAGGCCGACACCATGGCCCGTCGGCTCAACGGCTGGTCACCGGGTACACCCGGCACCGAGGAGGAGATCGCCGCGCCGCTGCTGGCCCAAGGCGACGTGGTCGTCGTGGAAGCCGGGCAGGTGATCCCCGGCGACGGTGACGTCGTCGAAGGGATTGCGTCGGTAGACGAATCGGCCATCACGGGTGAATCCGCTCCGGTCATCCGGGAGTCCGGCGGTGACCGCTCGGCAGTCACCGGCGGCACCACGGTGCTCTCGGACCGCATCGTCGTCAAGATCACCCAGAAGCCCGGCGAGAGCTTCATCGATCGGATGATCGCCCTCGTCGAGGGCGCGAATCGGCAGAAGACGCCGAACGAGATCGCACTGAACATCCTGCTCGCGGCGTTGACGATCATCTTCATCTTCGCCGTCGCCACCCTGCAGCCGCTGGCGATCTTCTCCAAGGCCAACAACCCCGGCGTCCCGGACTCGTTGGCGCTGAATGGAAACGGCGTGTCGGGCATCGTCATGGTGGCACTACTGGTCTGCTTGATCCCGACCACCATCGGAGCGCTGCTGTCGGCGATCGGTATCGCCGGGATGGACAGACTGGTGCAGCGCAACGTGCTGGCCATGTCGGGCCGTGCGGTCGAAGCCGCCGGCGACGTCAACACGCTGTTGCTGGACAAGACCGGCACCATCACGCTGGGCAACCGGCAGGCCTCAGACTTCGTCCCGCTGCCCGGCGTTTCTGCCGAGCAACTCGCCGACGCCGCTCAGCTGTCCAGCCTCTCCGACGAAACCCCCGAGGGTCGTTCCATCGTGGTCTTCGCCAAGACGGAGTACGGACTGCGAGCCCGCACCCCGGGCGAGCTGACCGGGGCGACCTGGGTGGAGTTCACCGCCACGACACGGATGTCGGGCGTCGACCTAGACAACGGCCACCTGCTGCGCAAGGGCGCGGCGAGTTCGGTCGCCCAGTGGGTCCGCGACCAAGGCGGCGTCATTCCCCCTGACCTCGGCACCATCGTCGACGGCATCTCGGCCGCCGGCGGTACGCCGTTGGTCGTCGGCCAGGTCGTTGCAGAAGGAGGCGACACGAAGGCCGAGGTGCTGGGTGTGATCCACCTCAAGGACGTCGTCAAGCAGGGCATGCGGGAGCGCTTCGACGAGATGCGCAAGATGGGCATCCGCACGGTGATGATCACCGGCGACAACCCGTTGACCGCCAAGGCAATTGCCGACGAGGCCGGCGTGGACGACTTCCTGGCCGAGGCCACCCCCGAGGACAAGCTCGCGCTGATCAAGAGTGAACAGGCCGGCGGCAAGCTGGTCGCGATGACCGGCGACGGCACCAACGACGCACCCGCGCTGGCTCAAGCAGACGTCGGCGTGGCGATGAACACCGGTACCTCGGCGGCCAAAGAGGCCGGCAACATGGTCGACCTGGACTCCGACCCGACGAAACTCATCGAGATCGTCGAGATCGGTAAGCAGTTGTTGATCACCCGCGGTGCACTGACGACGTTCTCGATCGCCAACGACATCGCCAAGTACTTCGCGATCATTCCCGCGATGTTCGTCGCGTTGTTCCCCGGCCTGGATCTGCTGAACGTCATGCGGCTGCACAGCCCGCAGTCGGCGATCCTGTCGGCGGTGATCTTCAACGCGATCATCATCATCGCGCTGATTCCGTTGTCGCTGCGCGGTGTTCGCTATACCCCGAGCAGTGCGTCGAAGTTGCTCAGCCGCAACCTCTACGTCTACGGGCTGGGCGGCATCATCGCCCCCTTCATCGGGATCAAACTCATCGATCTCGTCATTCAATTCTTGCCAGGGATGTGACCATGAACTTCTCCACGCTTGTTCGCCTGCACTGGGCGGCGCTGCGCGCACTGCTGGTGCTCACCGTCATCGTCGGTATCGGCTATCCGCTGTTCATCTGGCTGGTGGCGCAGATACCGGGGCTCAAGGACAACGCCGACGGGTCGATCGTGGACGTCGGTGGAAAGCCGGTGGCCAGTCGCCTGATCGGTCAGTCGTTCACCGACGCCGACGGCAAAGTCCTCCCGCAGTACTTCCAGAGCCGGCCGTCGGCCGCCGGTGCCGGGTACGACCCGCTGGCCACCAGCGCGTCGAACCTGGGCCCGGAAAGCATCGTCGACACGCCGGCCGACCCGTCGCTGCCGGCGGCTGACAACGGCTACAAGGCCAGCCTGCTGACCCTGGTGTGCTCGCGCAGCAAGGCGGTGGGCGAGCTGGAGGGCGTCGATGGAAAGCGCCCGTTCTGCACCGGCGACGGCGTGGGCGCAGTGCTGTCGGTCATCGGCCCGCGCGACGCCCGCGGCAACGTGGTCAGCCCGACGAAGGTGGTCAGCATCAACGAACCGTGCCAGAGCACCGCGCGGCCGTTCCTGGATACCTACGAGGGTGTGCGGGTGGAGTGCGCCAAGTTCGGCGAGGACTACGCGATCGGTCAGATCGTGCCGATCAAGGGCGCGGTGTCGGATCCGGCCGTGCCCGCCGACGCGGTCACCGCAAGCGGCAGCGGCCTGGACCCGAACATCTCACCGGCCTACGCCGACCTGCAGATCGCCCGGGTCGCCAAGGCCCGCGGCGTCAGCGCCGAGTACATCCGACAGGCCGTCGCCGACCACACCGATGGCCGCACGCTCGGCATCTTCGGTGAGCCGCGGGTCAACGTGGTCGAGCTCAACATTGCGCTGGACCAGAAATTCCCGATGAAGAGCTGACGGACGTGGAAGATAAGCGTGTGGACACCGTCCAACCGCCTCGTGTGACATCCGGCGGCGAACCGCCGCCGGAGACGCTATCGGAAAGTGATGGGCAGCCCGCCTCTTCCGGCGCGAAGCGGAAGCGAGGCGAGCTGCGCATCTACCTTGGTGCGGCACCCGGTGTCGGCAAGACCTTCGCCATGCTCGGCGAAGCTCATCGCCGGATCGAACGCGGCACCGATCTGGTGGCGGCGGTGGTCGAGACGCACGGCCGTAAGAAGACCGCCGAGTTGCTCGAGGGCGTCGAGATCGTCCCCCCGCGTTACATCGAGTACCGCGGCAGCCGTTTCCCCGAGCTCGACGTGCCCGCGGTGCTGGCCCGCCGTCCCGAGGTCGTCCTGGTCGACGAGCTGGCCCACACCAACACTCCCGGCAGCAAGAACCCCAAACGGTGGATGGATATCGAGGAGTTGCTCGACGCCGGTATCACGGTGCTGTCCACCGTCAACGTCCAGCATCTGGAAAGCCTCAACGACGTCGTCGCGCAGATCACCGGCATTGAGCAGCAGGAGACGGTGCCCGACGAGATCGTGCGCCAGGCGTCCCAGATCGAACTGGTCGATATCACCCCGGAAGCGTTGCGCCGCAGGCTTTCCCACGGCAACGTCTACGCACCGGAGAAGGTCGACGCCGCGCTGTCGAATTACTTCCGCCGGGGCAACCTGACGGCACTGCGTGAGCTGGCGCTGCTGTGGCTAGCCGACCAGGTCGATGCCGCGCTGGCCAAGTACCGCGCCGAGAACAAGATCACCGCGACGTGGGAGGCGCGCGAGCGGCTGGTTGTGGCGGTGACCGGCGGCGCCGAATCGGAGACCCTGGTGCGCCGGGCATCCCGGATCGCCTCCAAATCCAGCGCCGAGCTGATGATCGTGCACGTGGTGCGCGGCGACGGCCTGTCCGGTGTGTCGGCTCCGCTGATGGGCAAGGTGCGCGAGCTGGCCGCCAGCCTGGGCGCGACGGTGCACACCGTCATCGGCGACGACGTGCCAAAAGCGTTGCTGGACTTCGCCCGCGAGATGAACGCCACCCAGCTGGTGATCGGCACGTCGCGGCGGTCCCGGTGGGCGCGCATCTTCGACGAGGGTATCGGCGCGGCGATCGTGCAGAACTCCGGCAAGATCGACGTCCACATGGTCACCCACGAGGAGGCCAAACGCGGATTCTCGGTGCGCTCGGCGACCCCGCGGGAACGCCGCGCGCTGTCCTGGGTGGCCGCGGTGGTGGTGCCGTCGCTGATCTGTGCGGTCAACGTCGTGTTCCTGGACAAGTACTTCAACATCGCCGGCGAGAGCGCCCTGTTCTTCGTCGGCATTCTGGTGGTGGCACTGCTCGGCGGCGTGGTACCCGCCGTCGTGTCCGCGGTGCTGTCCGGGCTGCTGCTCAACTACTTCCTGACCGCGCCGCGGCACACCTTCACCATCGCCGAACCCGATGCCGCCATCACCCAGTTCGTGATGCTGGCGGTGGCGGTGGCGGTGGCCGCACTGGTCGACAGTGCGGCCAGCCGCCAGCGCGAGGCCCGGCAGGCCTCCCGGGAGGCCGAGTTGCTGACCCTGTTCTCCGGGTCGGTGCTGCGCGGCGCCGACCTGGACACCCTGCTGGAGCGGGTTCGCGAGACCTACTCCCAGCGCGCTGTCAGCATGCTGCGGGTATTCGGCGACGACGAGCAGATCGTCGCCTGCGTCGGCGAGAATCCCTGTGTGACCGTCGATTCCGCTGACACCGCGATCGAGGTCGGCGACGACGAGTTCTGGATGCTAATGGCCGGGCGCAAGCTGCCCGCCCGCGACCGCCGGGTGCTGACCTCGGTGGCCAAACAGGCTGCCGGCCTGGTGCGCCAGCGCGAGCTGACCGAGGAGGCCGGCAAGGCCGCCGCCATCGAGAA
Encoded here:
- a CDS encoding sensor histidine kinase, translated to MAVLPRSLAGQAFALQAAVIALVVLAGSAMALYDAKRDGDRAAREQVTAIAVALADAPSTAQAIENHDATTVLQPMTEAVRKGTDIAFITIMAPDRTRFTHTNPAVIGEKYIGNIEPALRGETFTEVYTGTLGPSIRTVAPVRNASGQVIGLVAAGITERSLAQRWRAQWPAIVGIGLGALALSFIGVAAIRRRILRQTRGLAPDELRVMYDHHDAILHSISEGLIVLDRDGVALVNDEARRLLSLPPGPIKRPDLPEFLRGNDPGVRDEVRVTDERVLVVNRSAVSVSDSEVVTIRDRTELQGALGELSALQMFSDSLRAQAHESANKLHTVITLVEMGRPDDAVKFATKDLALSQQLVDRLSDSVGEPALMALLLGKTAEADERGIALTVTEETHLPSDADNLVLTGQEMVTVLGNLIDNAMDACDRDDPWIEVTVNQDHERLLIQVADSGPGMDAATFGRAMQRGYSTKAGNGAGTDAGHQGLGLALIAQIVKRHGGTLSADLTYGSVVTVSIEKARS
- a CDS encoding response regulator, with the protein product MITVLIVEDEPLIAEAHRTYLERLEGFSLAGAAATARDAMRIASEASATDTPVDLVLLDLGLPDASGIALASALSGLRPAPDIIAITSERDLEMVRAAVSHGALAYLLKPFTFAAFRDRLERYRRYRTALPAGTEAASQAEVDRALAELRSTDRSAAPKGAAPATNDEIARAVRDRAGGVTADEIAKHVGVSRVTAWRYLERLADEGIVTRQTEYGKTGRPSTRYLWR
- a CDS encoding potassium-transporting ATPase subunit F; the protein is MSYENVVGLVLSVLLALFVAAALLFPERF
- the kdpA gene encoding potassium-transporting ATPase subunit KdpA, with the translated sequence MTTTSAGIVFLVLLIAALAAVHVPLGDYMYRVYSSEKDNRVERVVYRLIGADPKSEQTWGAYARSVLAFSAISVLVLFVFQLVQGKLPLHLNDPATPMTPALAWNTAISFVTNTNWQAYSGESTQGHLVQMAGLAVQNFVSAAVGMAVAVALVRGFARRNTAELGNFWVDLVRGTLRILLPISVVAAIILIAGGAIQNFHLHDQVVNTLAGAQQTITGGPVASQEAIKELGTNGGGFYNANSAHPFENPTTWTNWIEIFLLLVISFSLPRTFGRMVDSKKQGYAIAAVMGTLAVISCSLMLQFQLQAHGTVPTAVGSAMEGVEQRFGVADSAIFADATTLTSTGAVDSFHDSYTSLGGMMNLFNMQLGEVAPGGTGSGLYGMLILAVITVFVAGLMVGRTPEYLGKKITPREIKLAASYFLVTPLLVLTGTAVAMAMPGQRAGMLNTGPHGLSEVLYAFTSAANNNGSAFAGITVNTDWYNTALGLAMVFGRFLPIILVLALAGSLARQGHTPESIGTLPTHRPQFVGMVVGVTLILVALTFLPALALGPLAEGIH
- the kdpB gene encoding potassium-transporting ATPase subunit KdpB — its product is MSTTTIDAPHPAGEKKKTQGGLLDPKLLWKSLPDALRKVDPRTLWRNPVMFIVEIGAVWSTILAIISPSWFAWLIVFWLWLTVVFANLAEAVAEGRGKAQAESLRKTKADTMARRLNGWSPGTPGTEEEIAAPLLAQGDVVVVEAGQVIPGDGDVVEGIASVDESAITGESAPVIRESGGDRSAVTGGTTVLSDRIVVKITQKPGESFIDRMIALVEGANRQKTPNEIALNILLAALTIIFIFAVATLQPLAIFSKANNPGVPDSLALNGNGVSGIVMVALLVCLIPTTIGALLSAIGIAGMDRLVQRNVLAMSGRAVEAAGDVNTLLLDKTGTITLGNRQASDFVPLPGVSAEQLADAAQLSSLSDETPEGRSIVVFAKTEYGLRARTPGELTGATWVEFTATTRMSGVDLDNGHLLRKGAASSVAQWVRDQGGVIPPDLGTIVDGISAAGGTPLVVGQVVAEGGDTKAEVLGVIHLKDVVKQGMRERFDEMRKMGIRTVMITGDNPLTAKAIADEAGVDDFLAEATPEDKLALIKSEQAGGKLVAMTGDGTNDAPALAQADVGVAMNTGTSAAKEAGNMVDLDSDPTKLIEIVEIGKQLLITRGALTTFSIANDIAKYFAIIPAMFVALFPGLDLLNVMRLHSPQSAILSAVIFNAIIIIALIPLSLRGVRYTPSSASKLLSRNLYVYGLGGIIAPFIGIKLIDLVIQFLPGM
- a CDS encoding potassium-transporting ATPase subunit C; protein product: MNFSTLVRLHWAALRALLVLTVIVGIGYPLFIWLVAQIPGLKDNADGSIVDVGGKPVASRLIGQSFTDADGKVLPQYFQSRPSAAGAGYDPLATSASNLGPESIVDTPADPSLPAADNGYKASLLTLVCSRSKAVGELEGVDGKRPFCTGDGVGAVLSVIGPRDARGNVVSPTKVVSINEPCQSTARPFLDTYEGVRVECAKFGEDYAIGQIVPIKGAVSDPAVPADAVTASGSGLDPNISPAYADLQIARVAKARGVSAEYIRQAVADHTDGRTLGIFGEPRVNVVELNIALDQKFPMKS
- a CDS encoding sensor histidine kinase KdpD, with amino-acid sequence MRIYLGAAPGVGKTFAMLGEAHRRIERGTDLVAAVVETHGRKKTAELLEGVEIVPPRYIEYRGSRFPELDVPAVLARRPEVVLVDELAHTNTPGSKNPKRWMDIEELLDAGITVLSTVNVQHLESLNDVVAQITGIEQQETVPDEIVRQASQIELVDITPEALRRRLSHGNVYAPEKVDAALSNYFRRGNLTALRELALLWLADQVDAALAKYRAENKITATWEARERLVVAVTGGAESETLVRRASRIASKSSAELMIVHVVRGDGLSGVSAPLMGKVRELAASLGATVHTVIGDDVPKALLDFAREMNATQLVIGTSRRSRWARIFDEGIGAAIVQNSGKIDVHMVTHEEAKRGFSVRSATPRERRALSWVAAVVVPSLICAVNVVFLDKYFNIAGESALFFVGILVVALLGGVVPAVVSAVLSGLLLNYFLTAPRHTFTIAEPDAAITQFVMLAVAVAVAALVDSAASRQREARQASREAELLTLFSGSVLRGADLDTLLERVRETYSQRAVSMLRVFGDDEQIVACVGENPCVTVDSADTAIEVGDDEFWMLMAGRKLPARDRRVLTSVAKQAAGLVRQRELTEEAGKAAAIEKADELRRSLLSAVSHDLRTPLAGAKAAVSSLRSDDIDFSAEDTAELLATVEESVDQLTALVDNLLDSSRLAAEVVRPELKRVYLEEVVQRALLSIGRGATGFGRSGLDRIKVDVGDAVAMADAGLLERVLANLIDNSLRYAPDSIVRVNAGRVGMRILINVVDEGPGVPRGTEDQMFEAFQRLGDRNNKYGVGLGLSVARGFVEAMGGTIAATDTPGGGLTVIVDLAAP